The following coding sequences are from one Nonlabens arenilitoris window:
- the prfA gene encoding peptide chain release factor 1, with the protein MIDKLNIVKNRFDEVNDLIIQPDIISDQKRYVQLTKEYKDLKALMDVREEYMTLTANLDEAKEIIADGSDADMVEMAQMQYDEAKEAIPQLEEKIRMMLVPKDPEDAKNAVMEIRAGAGGDEASIFAGDLFRMYEKYCSSKGWSTSVVDTSHGTSGGYKEIILEVNGEDVYGTLKFEAGVHRVQRVPQTETQGRVHTSAATVMVLPEAEEFDVELDMTEVRIERTTSTGPGGQSVNTTYSAIKLHHEPTGMIVSCQDQKSSHKNLEKALKVLRSRLYEMELAKKMEADSEKRKSMVSSGDRSAKIRTYNYSQGRVTDHRINLTLYDLDNIINGDIQKIIDELQLVDNTEKLKMTDEGL; encoded by the coding sequence ATGATAGATAAATTAAACATAGTAAAAAATCGTTTTGACGAGGTAAATGATTTAATCATTCAACCAGATATAATTTCTGATCAAAAACGATACGTTCAACTTACTAAAGAATATAAAGATCTTAAAGCTTTAATGGATGTGCGTGAAGAGTACATGACTCTTACTGCAAATCTGGATGAGGCCAAAGAAATCATAGCAGATGGTAGCGATGCAGACATGGTTGAAATGGCCCAAATGCAATATGATGAGGCTAAAGAAGCCATACCACAATTAGAAGAAAAAATACGCATGATGTTGGTCCCTAAAGACCCAGAAGATGCTAAGAATGCTGTAATGGAAATACGTGCTGGTGCTGGTGGTGATGAGGCGAGTATTTTTGCCGGTGACTTATTCCGTATGTATGAAAAATATTGTTCTAGCAAAGGCTGGAGCACCAGTGTTGTAGATACTAGTCATGGTACCAGTGGTGGTTATAAAGAGATCATTCTAGAAGTAAATGGAGAAGATGTTTATGGAACACTTAAGTTTGAGGCTGGTGTACACCGTGTACAACGTGTACCGCAAACTGAAACTCAAGGACGTGTACACACTAGTGCTGCAACAGTTATGGTACTTCCCGAGGCAGAAGAATTTGATGTGGAACTAGACATGACTGAAGTACGTATAGAACGTACCACGTCTACTGGTCCTGGTGGGCAGTCTGTAAACACAACTTATAGTGCGATCAAATTACACCACGAGCCTACTGGAATGATCGTGAGTTGTCAAGACCAAAAATCTTCTCATAAAAACCTTGAAAAGGCTTTAAAAGTTTTACGCTCTCGTTTATATGAAATGGAACTTGCAAAGAAAATGGAAGCCGATTCTGAAAAGCGTAAAAGCATGGTAAGTTCTGGTGACCGTAGTGCAAAGATCAGAACTTACAACTACTCTCAAGGTCGTGTGACAGATCACCGTATCAACTTGACACTTTATGACCTAGATAATATTATCAATGGTGATATTCAAAAAATCATAGACGAGCTTCAACTGGTAGATAATACCGAGAAGTTGAAAATGACAGACGAAGGTTTGTAG
- a CDS encoding peptide-methionine (S)-S-oxide reductase produces the protein MKTILKIGLGGGCHWCTEAVFQAVPGVLKVEQGYISSKMPYDSMSEAVIAHFKDVVDLKKLIDIHLETHASTRQHSRRDDYRSAVYFFDVETEKKVKSIISTLSRKRSKNYITAVLPFVAFKPSRESIQNYYKTRPDAPFCKRYIEPKLKLVSDILKS, from the coding sequence ATGAAAACAATTCTTAAAATAGGATTAGGTGGTGGCTGTCACTGGTGTACTGAGGCTGTTTTTCAAGCAGTACCTGGTGTTTTAAAAGTAGAACAAGGATACATTTCTAGTAAGATGCCTTATGATTCTATGAGTGAAGCTGTTATAGCACATTTTAAAGATGTGGTAGACCTTAAAAAGCTTATCGATATCCATTTAGAAACACATGCTTCAACAAGACAACACAGTAGGAGAGATGATTACCGTAGTGCGGTATATTTCTTTGATGTAGAGACTGAAAAAAAGGTGAAGTCTATTATAAGCACGCTTTCGCGTAAACGTAGTAAAAACTACATCACTGCAGTGTTACCTTTTGTAGCGTTTAAACCATCTCGCGAGTCCATACAGAATTACTATAAAACCAGACCTGACGCACCGTTTTGTAAACGATATATCGAGCCGAAGTTAAAATTAGTTAGTGATATACTCAAAAGCTAA